From one Nothobranchius furzeri strain GRZ-AD chromosome 2, NfurGRZ-RIMD1, whole genome shotgun sequence genomic stretch:
- the LOC107376790 gene encoding GRB2-associated-binding protein 1 isoform X1, with amino-acid sequence MSGAADVVCEGWLRKSPPEKKLRRYAWKRRWFVLRSGRLSGEPDVLQYYKNQNSRRPIGTINLNLCEQVDAGLSFTKKELESSFVFDLRTEERTWYLVAESEEDMNRWVTSICLLCGFNPTDDERRLSSASTCVTTTSGTPSISMVTGSVPPPYDPVGVRHLEHDSSTEEDYLWLSNCQSHMGPPLGSFTSLETDYNDNIFPHPSATSTSSSSSSSPSLPPNSLPPPSSSVRTAPWTLSAMTSPLSQSLDASMTSDFHKRAGRPHCHPSPHPRKHSLDFHLRPVAASLREDTHVGGDLSFANSGYQVPRPASASTPQQLPPRRPSSTPSVDSLTPAELHASIPAPPPRPPKPPPSATHGESSGPATLPRANSEPERREGRTNRGHQTKGSWHIPLSRSDRASMFEFSESFNSYFFNKGMVPLGSVCSEDDDVEESYVPMSAAATEPPPASRVLPVPPPDHSAQIQDGNYVPMTPLSSSSSLPANPISTTSDLEILGRQVPPPAHMGFRNSSWTPVIPSTPPLRRNAVNSSGGEGEVVPPPILRNLKPQWKGVCVNQTNKSHSQTPGELTQKVKVKPAPLEITPMSQDWQEVPPPVRSPITQTFTRGPSSHWSVRPSSAQSSSLSSDSDDPDENYVTMTTSNLSFSAEEPSLRLMLHRVSEGGVGSPLVQRAKAEKQVEYLDLDLHTGRSTPMRQKRSTAEGVTSISEQGGAGEERARGECTRVDYVVVDPKRTKALKNTREAWHDGRMLTEKEKS; translated from the exons ATGAGCGGAGCGGCAGATGTGGTGTGTGAAGGATGGCTGAGGAAATCCCCACCAGAGAAGAAGCTACGGAGATAC GCGTGGAAAAGGCGCTGGTTTGTTCTGAGGAGCGGTCGACTCAGTGGAGAACCCGACGTTCTGCAGTACTACAAGAACCAGAATTCCCGTCGGCCAATTGGGACCATCAATCTGAATCTGTGTGAACAG GTGGACGCCGGTTTGTCTTTCACAAAGAAAGAGCTGGAGAGCAGCTTCGTGTTTGACCTGAGGACGGAGGAGAGGACCTGGTACCTGGTGGCCGAGTCCGAGGAGGACATGAACCGCTGGGTGACGTCCATCTGCCTCCTCTGTGGATTCAACCCAACGGATGACG aaaGACGTTTGAGCTCCGCCTCCACATGCGTGACCACAACCAGTGGTACCCCCTCTATCTCTATggtaactgggtctgtcccgcctCCGTATGACCCGGTGGGCGTGCGTCACCTGGAGCACGACAGCAGCACGGAGGAAGACTACCTGTGGTTGTCAAACTGCCAGAGTCACATGGg GCCTCCTTTGGGTTCTTTCACTTCCCTGGAAACTGATTACAACGACAACATCTTCCCTCATCCTtcagccacctccacctcctcttcctcctcctcctctccgtcCCTCCCTCCCAACAGCCTCCCCCCTCCATCCTCCAGCGTCAGGACAGCCCCCTGGACTCTATCTGCAATGACGAGCCCCCTCAGCCAATCGCTGGACGCCAGCATGACCTCTGACTTCCACAAACGGGCCGGCAGGCCTCACTGTCACCCCTCTCCTCATCCCAGAAAACACTCTCTAGATTTCCACCTGCGTCCTGTGGCCGCCTCGCTCAGAGAGGACACACATGTGGGCGGGGACCTCTCGTTCGCAAATAGCGGTTATCAGGTCCCCCGTCCAGCGTCAGCCTCCACACCTCAGCAGCTTCCTCCTCGCCGGCCATCATCAACGCCCAGTGTAGACTCCCTCACACCAGCAGAGCTCCACGCTTCCATCCCAGCGCCCCCTCCTCGGCCACCCAAGCCCCCTCCCAGTGCCACTCATGGAGAAAGCTCGGGACCTGCTACGTTACCCAGAGCCAACTCGGAGCCAGAGAGGAGAGAGGGACGCACAAACAGAGGACACCAAACCAAAG GCTCCTGGCACATTCCTCTGTCTCGGTCAGACAGAGCCAGCATGTTTGAGTTCAGCGAAAGTTTCAACAGCTACTTT TTTAATAAAGGCATGGTACCCCTGGGCAGCGTTTGCTCTGAAGACGATGACGTAGAAGAAAGCTACGTTCCGATGAGCGCCGCTGCCACCGAGCCTCCGCCAGCAtcaag GGTTCTTCCTGTTCCTCCTCCAGACCATTCTGCCCAGATTCAAGATGGCAACTAcgtccccatgacccccttgagctcctcctcctcccttccgGCTAATCCCATTTCTACCACAAGCGACTTGGAAATTCTGGGGAGGCAGGTTCCCCCACCTGCCCACATGGGTTTCCGTAATTCCTCGTGGACACCGGTCATTCCCTCGACCCCGCCTCTCCGAAGGAATGCTGTGAACAGCAGTGGAGGTGAGGGCGAAGTCGTCCCGCCTCCGATCCTCCGCAACCTGAAACCCCAGTGGAAAG GAGTTTGTGTCAATCAGACGAACAAAAGCCACAGCCAGACTCCCGGAGAGCTGACGCAAAAAGTCAAAG TGAAACCAGCTCCTCTGGAAATCACGCCAATGTCCCAGGACTGGCAGGAAGTCCCGCCCCCTGTACGCTCACCTATCACTCAAACCTTCACGCGAGG TCCGTCCAGTCATTGGTCAGTCAGACCAAGCTCGGCCCAAAGCTCCTCTCTCTCTTCTGATTCTGATGACCCTGATGAAAACTATGTCACCATGACGACATCCAACCTCAGCTTTAGCGCCGAGGAGCCG tctcTCAGGCTTATGCTCCACCGAGTGTCTGAAGGTGGGGTTGGCAGCCCACTGGTACAACGAGCCAAAGCTGAAAAACAAGTGGAATACCTGGACCTGGACCTCCACACGGGACGATCAACACCAATGAGACAG AAACGAAGCACAGCAGAAGGTGTAACCAGCATCAGTGAGCAGGGCGGAGCAGGGGAGGAGCGTGCACGAGGCGAGTGTACACGTGTCGACTATGTGGTGGTGGACCCCAAAAGGACCAAAGCTCTGAAGAACACCCGCGAAGCGTGGCATGATGGGAGGATGCTTACGGAAAAGGAGAAAAGCTAG
- the LOC107376790 gene encoding GRB2-associated-binding protein 1 isoform X2, producing the protein MDSALKLAWKRRWFVLRSGRLSGEPDVLQYYKNQNSRRPIGTINLNLCEQVDAGLSFTKKELESSFVFDLRTEERTWYLVAESEEDMNRWVTSICLLCGFNPTDDERRLSSASTCVTTTSGTPSISMVTGSVPPPYDPVGVRHLEHDSSTEEDYLWLSNCQSHMGPPLGSFTSLETDYNDNIFPHPSATSTSSSSSSSPSLPPNSLPPPSSSVRTAPWTLSAMTSPLSQSLDASMTSDFHKRAGRPHCHPSPHPRKHSLDFHLRPVAASLREDTHVGGDLSFANSGYQVPRPASASTPQQLPPRRPSSTPSVDSLTPAELHASIPAPPPRPPKPPPSATHGESSGPATLPRANSEPERREGRTNRGHQTKGSWHIPLSRSDRASMFEFSESFNSYFFNKGMVPLGSVCSEDDDVEESYVPMSAAATEPPPASRVLPVPPPDHSAQIQDGNYVPMTPLSSSSSLPANPISTTSDLEILGRQVPPPAHMGFRNSSWTPVIPSTPPLRRNAVNSSGGEGEVVPPPILRNLKPQWKGVCVNQTNKSHSQTPGELTQKVKVKPAPLEITPMSQDWQEVPPPVRSPITQTFTRGPSSHWSVRPSSAQSSSLSSDSDDPDENYVTMTTSNLSFSAEEPSLRLMLHRVSEGGVGSPLVQRAKAEKQVEYLDLDLHTGRSTPMRQKRSTAEGVTSISEQGGAGEERARGECTRVDYVVVDPKRTKALKNTREAWHDGRMLTEKEKS; encoded by the exons ATGGACTCGGCTCTAAAGTTG GCGTGGAAAAGGCGCTGGTTTGTTCTGAGGAGCGGTCGACTCAGTGGAGAACCCGACGTTCTGCAGTACTACAAGAACCAGAATTCCCGTCGGCCAATTGGGACCATCAATCTGAATCTGTGTGAACAG GTGGACGCCGGTTTGTCTTTCACAAAGAAAGAGCTGGAGAGCAGCTTCGTGTTTGACCTGAGGACGGAGGAGAGGACCTGGTACCTGGTGGCCGAGTCCGAGGAGGACATGAACCGCTGGGTGACGTCCATCTGCCTCCTCTGTGGATTCAACCCAACGGATGACG aaaGACGTTTGAGCTCCGCCTCCACATGCGTGACCACAACCAGTGGTACCCCCTCTATCTCTATggtaactgggtctgtcccgcctCCGTATGACCCGGTGGGCGTGCGTCACCTGGAGCACGACAGCAGCACGGAGGAAGACTACCTGTGGTTGTCAAACTGCCAGAGTCACATGGg GCCTCCTTTGGGTTCTTTCACTTCCCTGGAAACTGATTACAACGACAACATCTTCCCTCATCCTtcagccacctccacctcctcttcctcctcctcctctccgtcCCTCCCTCCCAACAGCCTCCCCCCTCCATCCTCCAGCGTCAGGACAGCCCCCTGGACTCTATCTGCAATGACGAGCCCCCTCAGCCAATCGCTGGACGCCAGCATGACCTCTGACTTCCACAAACGGGCCGGCAGGCCTCACTGTCACCCCTCTCCTCATCCCAGAAAACACTCTCTAGATTTCCACCTGCGTCCTGTGGCCGCCTCGCTCAGAGAGGACACACATGTGGGCGGGGACCTCTCGTTCGCAAATAGCGGTTATCAGGTCCCCCGTCCAGCGTCAGCCTCCACACCTCAGCAGCTTCCTCCTCGCCGGCCATCATCAACGCCCAGTGTAGACTCCCTCACACCAGCAGAGCTCCACGCTTCCATCCCAGCGCCCCCTCCTCGGCCACCCAAGCCCCCTCCCAGTGCCACTCATGGAGAAAGCTCGGGACCTGCTACGTTACCCAGAGCCAACTCGGAGCCAGAGAGGAGAGAGGGACGCACAAACAGAGGACACCAAACCAAAG GCTCCTGGCACATTCCTCTGTCTCGGTCAGACAGAGCCAGCATGTTTGAGTTCAGCGAAAGTTTCAACAGCTACTTT TTTAATAAAGGCATGGTACCCCTGGGCAGCGTTTGCTCTGAAGACGATGACGTAGAAGAAAGCTACGTTCCGATGAGCGCCGCTGCCACCGAGCCTCCGCCAGCAtcaag GGTTCTTCCTGTTCCTCCTCCAGACCATTCTGCCCAGATTCAAGATGGCAACTAcgtccccatgacccccttgagctcctcctcctcccttccgGCTAATCCCATTTCTACCACAAGCGACTTGGAAATTCTGGGGAGGCAGGTTCCCCCACCTGCCCACATGGGTTTCCGTAATTCCTCGTGGACACCGGTCATTCCCTCGACCCCGCCTCTCCGAAGGAATGCTGTGAACAGCAGTGGAGGTGAGGGCGAAGTCGTCCCGCCTCCGATCCTCCGCAACCTGAAACCCCAGTGGAAAG GAGTTTGTGTCAATCAGACGAACAAAAGCCACAGCCAGACTCCCGGAGAGCTGACGCAAAAAGTCAAAG TGAAACCAGCTCCTCTGGAAATCACGCCAATGTCCCAGGACTGGCAGGAAGTCCCGCCCCCTGTACGCTCACCTATCACTCAAACCTTCACGCGAGG TCCGTCCAGTCATTGGTCAGTCAGACCAAGCTCGGCCCAAAGCTCCTCTCTCTCTTCTGATTCTGATGACCCTGATGAAAACTATGTCACCATGACGACATCCAACCTCAGCTTTAGCGCCGAGGAGCCG tctcTCAGGCTTATGCTCCACCGAGTGTCTGAAGGTGGGGTTGGCAGCCCACTGGTACAACGAGCCAAAGCTGAAAAACAAGTGGAATACCTGGACCTGGACCTCCACACGGGACGATCAACACCAATGAGACAG AAACGAAGCACAGCAGAAGGTGTAACCAGCATCAGTGAGCAGGGCGGAGCAGGGGAGGAGCGTGCACGAGGCGAGTGTACACGTGTCGACTATGTGGTGGTGGACCCCAAAAGGACCAAAGCTCTGAAGAACACCCGCGAAGCGTGGCATGATGGGAGGATGCTTACGGAAAAGGAGAAAAGCTAG